Part of the Candidatus Eisenbacteria bacterium genome is shown below.
AGGCCGATCGCCCCGAAAACGTCGAGCGCGTGATGCGCGACATCGACGCCCTGTTCCACAACTCCGAGGCCGAGACCGCCGCCGAGACGGAGAAGTCCTTCTACCAGAACTTCATGTCGAGCTATCAGGGCTTCATCCGCGTGATCCTCGGCGTCGGCTTCCTGGTCGTCGCGGCGGTCGTGCTGATCGCGGCCAACACGAGCGCGATGGGCGTCCGCGAGCGCATCCCGGAGATCGCCGTGCTGAAGAGCCTCGGCTTCCGCCGCCGGCCGATCCTCACCGTGCTGCTCTGCGAGTCGATGCTGCAGGGGCTCGTGGGCGGCGCCGCCGGTGCGGCGGGCGCGTTCTTCCTCTTCCGGGCGCTCGCGGCCGCCGGCAAGACGGGCGGGCTCGGACCTCTCTTGGGACCACTCGGCAGCTTCTACATGTCGCCCACGACGGCGATGCAGGGGCTCGCGATCGCGCTCGTCGTCGGTTTCGTGTCCGGCATCGTGCCGGCCTGGAACGGCGCGCGATTGAACGTGATCGACGCGCTCCGGCGCCTCTTCTGACGTCGATGCTCGTCCCCATCGCCTACGGCACGCGCAGCCTCTTCGTCCGGCGCTGGACGAGCATCTTCACCGCCGGCGGCATCGGGCTCGTGGTCGCGGTGACGATCCTCCTCGCGGGCCTGGTGGGTGGGCTCCAGCGGATGCTGGTCGGCACCGGCGATCCCGACAACCTCGTCGTCCTGCGCAAGGGCGCGACGAACGACGGGTCGAGCTTCCTCACGCGCGAAGCCGTGCAGATCGTCCGAGCCCTCCCGGGGATCGCGACCGGCGCCGACGGGCGGCCGCTGGTCTCGCCCGAGATCATCAACCAGCCGTTCATGCGCACGCGCGAGGGTGGGCGCGAGAACGTCCTCGTGCGCGGCATCGAGCCCGTGGCCTTCGAGGTGCATCGCGACGTGCGCCTCGTGGAAGGCCGCATGCTGCAGCCGAAGCTCGGCGAGGTCGTGGTCGGCAAGGGCGTTGCGCTCCGGCACGACGGCGCGCACGTCGGCGGACGGCTCTCCTTCGGGCGGCGCACCTGGACCGTCGTCGGCGTCTTCGACGGCGGCGGGACGGCGTTCGACAGCGAGATCTGGGCCGACCTCAGCGACGTGCAGGACGACGCGCGGCGGCCGTCGGGTTGCTCCGGCATCCGGCTGCGCATCGCGCCGGGAGCCGACCGGCAGGCGCTCGTCGAGCGCATCGCGGCCGACGCGCGCGTGACGCTCGAGGGGAAGCCGGAGACCGTCTACTACGAGGAGCAGGCCGAGGCCGCGAACTCCCTCTACGTCCTGGTGCTCGTGCTCGCCGTCATCATGGCGACCGGCGCCACGTTCGGCGCGCTCAACACCATGTACGCCGCGGTCGCGGGCCGCACGGCGGAGATCGGCACCCTGCGCGCGCTCGGGTTCTCGCGCACGGCGATCCTCCTGTCGTTCCTCTCGGAATCGCTCCTGCTCGCGGCCGGCGGCTTCGTGGGCGGCGTGGTCCTGGGCGTCGCCGCCATGTGGGCCGTCAACACGTTGCTCCAGGGCGTTGCCTTCAGCATGATGACCTTCAGCGTGGCGACCGTGCTGCTCCAACCGTCCACCACCGGCGTGCTCCTGGGCCTCCTGTTCGCGATCGCGATCGGCGGGCTCGGCGGGCTCGCGCCCGCGTGGCGGGCGTCGCGGTTGCGCGTCGTGGACGCGCTCCATCGGGCGTGATGGCGGAGTCGGCTCCCGCGCTGCGCGAGAACCTGAAGGCGCTCCGGCTGGATCGCCGACCCGCGCCCGCGCCGCGCCGCTCGCGGCGCCGGATCGCGGCCGGCATCGTCGCGCTGCTCGTGCTCCTGCTCGTCGTCGCGCGCGGCCTGCGTGGCGGCGCCGCGGTGCCAGTCGAGACGGCGCGCGTCGTGAAGCTCGCCCCGAGCGGCGACGGCAGCCCGTCGGCGGTGCCCGTGCTCGCGGGCTCGGGCTACGTCGTCAGCGCCGATCGCTACATCTCGATCGGCGTGCGCGTGCCCGGTCGCATCGACCGCTACCTCGTCGAGGAAGGCGCGCACGTGAAGGCGGGCGATCCGCTCGTGCAGCTCGACGCCCGCGACTACGAATCGGCGGTCGCGCGGCTCGAGGCGACGCTCCGCAGCGCGCACGCGCAGGCGGTGCTGAAGCGCAAGCAGCTCGAGCGGGCGCGCTCGCTCGCGGGATCGAAGGTCGTCAGCCGCGACGAGCTGGACGTGCGCCAGGCCGAGGCCGACGCGGCCGATGCCGCCGTCAACCAGAACGAAGCCGAGCTCGCGGCGGCGAAGGTGAACCTCGAGTACACCACCCTGCGCGCGCCGCGCAGCGGCGTCATCCTCGCCAAGCTGAAGGAGGTCGGCGAGATCGCGGTTCCGGGCGGGTTCTCCGGCTCGGGCGACTTGATCCGCATGGCGAACCTCGAGGACCTGCGCGGCCAGGTCGACATCACCGAGAGCGAGCTCGCGAAGGTGCACATGGGCCAGCGGGCCGAGGTCGTCCCGGACGCCTATCCCGACCGGAAGTATCCGGCCCACGTCGTGAAGCTCTACCCGCAGGTCGATCGCCAGAAGGGGACGCTGCGCGTCGAGGTGCAGATCGAACGCCTCGACGACTTCCTGTGGCCCGACATGAGCGCGCGCATCACGTTCCTGGAGGACGTCCCGACGCCGCCGGGGGCCGGTGCCGTCCTCGTCCCGCGCAGCGCGCTGCGCACCGACGAGGCGGGATCGTTCGTGTGGGTCGTGCGCGACGGGCGCGTCGGGCGCGCCGGCGTCGTGACCGATCGCACGTTCGGCGAGCAGGTGCAGGTGACGGGTGGCCTCGGGGGCGACGAGGTCGTCGTCGTCGGCTCGCCGCCGCCGCTGCGCGACGGGCAAGCCGTCGCGACGAAGTAGCACCCGCCTGTAAAATCCGTCTGACAGTCCTCGGGTCCTCGTGCCTCCGGCAGTGGACACCCCGCCCGAGCCCGTCACCGCCCGGCGTGGGAATCCGGGCGGCACGCCGTGTGCTCCGGGGAGCCACAGCCATGAAAACCTCCGATCTTGCCCACCTGGTCCAGCTGGTGCTCGGGACGACCGTCGCGGAGCCCGTCGTGGCGCGGCTGCACGAGCGCGCCGAGGGCGACCCGCGCGTCGTGCTCGACGTCCTGCGCCACGCCCTCGATCACGCCGACGGCCCGATCGTGGGTCTCGAAGCCGCAGTCGGCAACGGCATCGCGCCACCCACGTGGCTCTTCCGCCGCGAGGGCGACTACTGGATGATCCGCTACGCCGATCGCGTCGTCCGCCTGCACGACACGGCGGGCCTTCGCTACCTGGCGGTGCTGCTCGCGAATCCCGGCACCGCCATCGACGCGGTCGCGATCGCCGCCCACGGCCGGCGTCGCACGCGGGGGATCACGGCGGAGCAGGCGCGCCTGGCCGTCACCAAGAGCGTCAAGGTGGCCATCGCGCGGCTCGACGACGTGCATCCGGATCTCGCCGAGCACTTCCGGACGACGATCCGCCGCGGCTACCGCTGCACCTACCGCCCCGACGCGCACCAGACGGCACGGTGGAGCGTCGGCTGATCAGGCGAGGAACTCCTCGGACCCGAGATCCACGATCTGCGCGCCGTGACGGCGCAGCATGGTGAGGAACATCTCGTCGCCGCGCTCGGTCTGCACGACCATCATCGACGCGCCGATCGCCATGAGGAATCCCCCGAACGCGTAGCGCCGGTAGTCGCGCCAACACTCGTCCCACGAGTAGCCCGTGACCCCGCGCGCCGTGAGCCCGCCGTAGTACCGTCGCAGCAGCTCGCGCTCGTGCGTGCGGCGCGGATCGCTCTCGAGCCCCGCCCCGAGGAAGTAGGCCGCGTCGAACACCGGCGGGCCCCACACGACCGTCTGCCAGTCGACCACGGCGAGCGGATAGCCGCCGTCGGCGGTCCCGAAGAGCATGTTGTCGAGGCGGTAGTCGCCGTGCTGGACGGCGCGCGGTCCGGGGCGGTCGCGCAGGAAGCGGCCGATACGCTGCATCAGCAACTCGCCGATCTCGACGTGCCGCGGATCGAGCCGGTGGCCGTAGCGCTCGACGAACCCCGGCAGGAGCGGCGGCAGGAGCATCTCGCCGAAGGCGTGGGCTTCTTCGGTGCCGTTGCGGTTCAGCCATTCCACGGCGGCGAGCGCAGGGTCGTTCCAGCGCGGCGCGTGGAGCTTCGCGAGCTCGTCCATCGCGAGCCCCGCCTGCTCGACCGTGCAGCCTGCGAGCTGATCCCCCTGCACGCAGGGCGCGAGGTCCTCGAGGACGAGCACGAACTCGCCGGTCGCGAGGTCGATGTCGGCGAAGTGGCACGCGGGCGTGCGAATGTCGACGGTGCGCGCGATCTCGCGATAGAACCCGACCTCGACCTCGTACGTGCGCAGCGCCACACCGGTCGCGCGACTGGTCGGATCGCTCGAGGCGAACTTGCACACCACCGAGCGCGGCGCCCGCGGCGCGGCGCCGTCGTAGCGCAGCACGTAGCGAATGCTGTCGCCCATCTGGCCGGTGCCGACGCGCG
Proteins encoded:
- a CDS encoding ABC transporter permease, with amino-acid sequence MLVPIAYGTRSLFVRRWTSIFTAGGIGLVVAVTILLAGLVGGLQRMLVGTGDPDNLVVLRKGATNDGSSFLTREAVQIVRALPGIATGADGRPLVSPEIINQPFMRTREGGRENVLVRGIEPVAFEVHRDVRLVEGRMLQPKLGEVVVGKGVALRHDGAHVGGRLSFGRRTWTVVGVFDGGGTAFDSEIWADLSDVQDDARRPSGCSGIRLRIAPGADRQALVERIAADARVTLEGKPETVYYEEQAEAANSLYVLVLVLAVIMATGATFGALNTMYAAVAGRTAEIGTLRALGFSRTAILLSFLSESLLLAAGGFVGGVVLGVAAMWAVNTLLQGVAFSMMTFSVATVLLQPSTTGVLLGLLFAIAIGGLGGLAPAWRASRLRVVDALHRA
- a CDS encoding efflux RND transporter periplasmic adaptor subunit; translated protein: MAESAPALRENLKALRLDRRPAPAPRRSRRRIAAGIVALLVLLLVVARGLRGGAAVPVETARVVKLAPSGDGSPSAVPVLAGSGYVVSADRYISIGVRVPGRIDRYLVEEGAHVKAGDPLVQLDARDYESAVARLEATLRSAHAQAVLKRKQLERARSLAGSKVVSRDELDVRQAEADAADAAVNQNEAELAAAKVNLEYTTLRAPRSGVILAKLKEVGEIAVPGGFSGSGDLIRMANLEDLRGQVDITESELAKVHMGQRAEVVPDAYPDRKYPAHVVKLYPQVDRQKGTLRVEVQIERLDDFLWPDMSARITFLEDVPTPPGAGAVLVPRSALRTDEAGSFVWVVRDGRVGRAGVVTDRTFGEQVQVTGGLGGDEVVVVGSPPPLRDGQAVATK
- a CDS encoding phosphotransferase — protein: MSSASAFPRRPDDVDVAWLEGVLRAAGLLDGTRLVGCEPARVGTGQMGDSIRYVLRYDGAAPRAPRSVVCKFASSDPTSRATGVALRTYEVEVGFYREIARTVDIRTPACHFADIDLATGEFVLVLEDLAPCVQGDQLAGCTVEQAGLAMDELAKLHAPRWNDPALAAVEWLNRNGTEEAHAFGEMLLPPLLPGFVERYGHRLDPRHVEIGELLMQRIGRFLRDRPGPRAVQHGDYRLDNMLFGTADGGYPLAVVDWQTVVWGPPVFDAAYFLGAGLESDPRRTHERELLRRYYGGLTARGVTGYSWDECWRDYRRYAFGGFLMAIGASMMVVQTERGDEMFLTMLRRHGAQIVDLGSEEFLA